A stretch of the Oligoflexus sp. genome encodes the following:
- a CDS encoding DoxX family protein yields the protein MNVFVWVLQVLLALHTIVGALWKFKNSAGETMPTLKAIPQGAWLTLSVFEILCALALVLPAVYKPSGFLAPLAALAIAAEMLLFTGLHFASGSREFGPVIYWLVVAALCGFVACVRLAL from the coding sequence TGAATGTCTTCGTATGGGTCCTCCAGGTACTTCTCGCTCTGCATACGATCGTCGGCGCCCTATGGAAGTTCAAGAATTCCGCTGGCGAGACCATGCCGACTCTGAAGGCCATTCCCCAAGGGGCGTGGCTGACGCTCAGCGTCTTTGAAATCCTCTGTGCCCTGGCCCTGGTTCTTCCCGCTGTCTATAAACCTTCAGGCTTCCTCGCTCCTCTCGCGGCTCTGGCCATCGCTGCTGAGATGCTGCTTTTCACAGGTCTGCATTTTGCCTCCGGCAGCCGCGAATTCGGGCCTGTTATCTATTGGTTGGTGGTCGCCGCTCTTTGTGGATTTGTAGCTTGCGTAAGACTGGCGTTGT